The Persephonella sp. IF05-L8 genome contains a region encoding:
- a CDS encoding tetratricopeptide repeat protein, with protein MFKKILLSILILSYFSFGIEYEDIKNAYYRSYQYEKSGNYEDAIKALIPLYKEYPNGYTINLRLGWLYYLDKKYANSIYHYEKAMKLLPSSVEAKLGYTLPLLSQNRYSDVEKVCYQILNIDFYNYYGNLRLSFVLRMQNKFTLAEKVINKMLALYPTDTNFLVELGLLKFATGKKEEAKKIFNDVLILDPENVIAREYLKKLK; from the coding sequence ATGTTTAAGAAGATTTTACTATCAATCTTAATACTATCCTATTTCTCATTTGGAATAGAGTATGAAGACATAAAGAATGCTTATTACCGTTCTTATCAATACGAGAAAAGTGGGAACTATGAAGATGCTATAAAAGCATTAATACCTTTATATAAGGAATACCCAAACGGGTATACAATAAATTTAAGATTAGGATGGCTCTATTACCTTGACAAAAAATATGCAAACTCCATTTATCATTATGAAAAAGCCATGAAATTATTACCTTCTTCTGTAGAAGCAAAATTAGGATATACTTTACCACTACTGTCTCAAAATAGATACAGTGATGTAGAAAAGGTCTGTTACCAGATATTAAATATAGATTTTTACAATTACTATGGAAATTTAAGATTATCCTTCGTTCTAAGGATGCAAAATAAATTTACCCTTGCAGAAAAAGTTATCAATAAGATGCTTGCATTATACCCTACAGATACAAACTTCCTGGTTGAACTTGGTTTATTAAAGTTTGCTACTGGAAAAAAAGAAGAGGCAAAAAAAATATTTAATGATGTTCTAATATTAGACCCTGAAAACGTTATAGCCAGAGAATACTTAAAAAAGTTAAAATAA